In the Mustelus asterias unplaced genomic scaffold, sMusAst1.hap1.1 HAP1_SCAFFOLD_35, whole genome shotgun sequence genome, cgatgtgccacagaagacaaacacaggacacgatagacagagtacccttcattgtccaatccttccccagagcggagaagctacgacatcttctccggagccttcaacatgtcaagtatgaagacgaacatctcgccaaggccatccccacaccctcacttctcgccttcaaacaatcgcataacctcaaacagaccattgtctgcagcaaattacccagcattcaggagaacattgaccacgacaccacacaaccctgccacagcaacctctgtaaatgtgccggatcattgacactgatgccatcatctcacatgagaacaccatccactacgCACACGGTACATAATCTTGTGagttggccaatgttgtctacctgacacgctgcaggaaaggatgtcccaaggcatggcacattggagagactatgcagacactatgacaacggatgaatgaacaccgctcaacaatcgccaggcaggagtgcttCCTTCCTGTCGGggtacacttcagcagtcatgggcattcaacctctgatcttcgagtaagcattctccaaggtggccttcacgacacatgacaacgcagaatcactgagcagaaactgatagccaagttccgcacacatgaggatggcctcaaccgggaccttgggatcatgtcacactatctgtaacccccacaacttgcctgggcaaaatatcaataactgtcctggctggagacaatacacacctctttaaccagtgcttggccctctctccacttacactgtctgtaattttaagacttgattacctgtaaagactcgcattcttaccattatcttgtaaattgagtttgtgcctgtatgtgccctgtttgtgaacacagcttctcactcacctgaaggagcctgagactccaaaagcttgtgctgccaaataaacctgttggactttaacctggtgttgtgagacttcttactgtctgagcTCCGTCAGAGACAACGTGAGAAGGAGCCGGCGACTCACTTCCCTGTAACTTGCGTGGAGGAGACATCACATTTATTCACGTTCCTTCAAtaatttgtctgtggaaacaaagtATATTTTAAAATTCAAGTACAGGTGAGAGAGAAGATACAGATTCCGTCAGTTTAATCTCTattaataatcattgtgagcGGTTTGTGAGGCTGCAGCCAGACTCGAGCTCTGATTGGTCACTCACATTTCAATCAGATTCGTAACCAATGGGAGGATCAGGGAGAAGAAATGGGAGGTTTTGATTGGTTCACATTTTCAAATTGGAAAAACCCGCcaatttcagtgcaggaaaaatatAAAATAACCGAACGCCTTAATGTTCAGGAAACTATTTCAATCTCACACTTTATaatctgtttattgtattttccGCCACAGAATCCTGGCGCTATTTTAGGAACAGTTTAAATTTCTCAATCTCTTATCGAGAACCCGCGGTAATCAGACCCCGTTCCGCAATTTAAAACGGAGCAAATCTCAGCTCAGTGGAAAAGCAGAAACATAGAGATCACCAACCAACTCCTTCACACAGGcttcacagggacagagggaaacgGCTGATTTCTGATCCTATCCCCTGAAAGCGGCCGGGAATGTTACAATGGGAAGTGCGAAGAGAATCCCCGGCCCGATCCCGCCGGTGGAACAGGCAGCTTTGTGTCTGGAGAATAGGGAGCGCCGGGGGGAGGCAGATCTTAAAGCGCTGCAATGGACTCAGGTCCTGTGTGTGCAGAAATCTCGCTGATTCCGTCCTCTGGGAAAACTGCGGAATAAACAGATCAGCCCGAGAATAACCTCTTCATTCCCGCCTTTACTCTGTTCCGGGAGCGACGCCCAGATCATCCGACAGAGGAAAATATATCATTCTCCAACTGCGAAATTCTTCCTTGTTGTCGATAATGCGCCGGGATAGACTCGGTATGAAGCAAACTGAAGGATTTATAAAAACCTTGATTCTGACACCATGTCGTTCAATTATTCACTTGAGCTCAATATAGAGAGGGAACTGAAACATCAGTAAACAAATCAGAAACAGATCAATCCACCGTGACAGTCACTCCATCTCTGACTCCCTGCTGCCAGGAAGCAGCCCTTTCACTGATCCTGTGAGCTTATGTGTTAAATCTGAATGGGCTTGAGTGAAAAGGGACAGAGATCGAGTCTAACGCACTAAGTGGAGGAAGATAGACTTCAAATCCTCTCTGTACCTGTAACAATCTGTGTAAGAATGGAATAAAGTCTTAGTTTGCACAGATGGTTATTTGCTGCACAAAAAAACGGCGCAAATGATGAAATTGTTGATTAACTGAAATCAGAACCCGAGTTCCAGATATCAACTATTAATAAAAAACAGCAACTTGCATGCATTAAAATACTGCCTGTGACAATACTATCGTAACGTGGATGGtgtattcgcctgatgaattcctctatctgctgcgagactgatggggtctatttactATCGTACACAGGGGGAACTCCGGATTGATAAAACAAAGCGGGAAACAGCTGGACTGTGAATAGCAGCGCAGCATCTGAGGGGCAAACAATAGATCGCCCTTTTCCAGAAaaagtgagtggctctgaaaagagcctttgggttatcagattaaagaatggtCGCTTCACTTGCTCTTGGACGAGGCCGCAGAAGTTTTCTTGGGCAGCAGCACGGCCTGGATATTGGGCAGCACCCCGCCCTGAGCGATGGTCACccctcccagcagcttgttgagctcctcgtcgttgcggacggccagctgcaggtgtctggggatgatgcgggtcttcttgttgtcccgggccgcgttcccggccagctccaggatttcagcggtcagatactcgagcacagcagccaaatagaccggggctccggcacccacacgctcagcatagttgccctttctcaggtgcctgtgaacacggcccaccgggaactgcagtccagcccgggaggagcgagacttggccttggcccgagctttcccgccgccctttcctcttccagacatctgcacaatctcacaaacactttcacaaAGAACCCATTCCCTTTCGCTTCTCTTATCGCTCCGGGAGGAATGGAGGTGCGGACATTGCTGATTGGTCACTttgttgctgcctctcagcatcttgttCATATGACCAATCAGAAATCTGCTTAACTCACCAATCCGGAGAGCCCACGGAGTGAGGGCGGAAAATAACGGCGCCAAAATCTCAGATTCCAACcgatttcatttcaa is a window encoding:
- the LOC144482294 gene encoding histone H2A-like translates to MSGRGKGGGKARAKAKSRSSRAGLQFPVGRVHRHLRKGNYAERVGAGAPVYLAAVLEYLTAEILELAGNAARDNKKTRIIPRHLQLAVRNDEELNKLLGGVTIAQGGVLPNIQAVLLPKKTSAASSKSK